One window of the Paenibacillus beijingensis genome contains the following:
- a CDS encoding ABC transporter substrate-binding protein has product MKKRLAGIATTGLAFLTLLSACGSSGSGQSQTSGSEGSSSGEQKAEQVTLTYGLWDQVQVPAMEEIIAKFKQQHPNIDVKIQLTPWSEYWTKLETAGTGGTLPDVFWMNGGTLPKYAANGLLLQLDDYAKQDSFDFGAYPQPLVNLYSYDDKHYGVPKDYDVVGLWYNKTLFDEAHIPYPDETWDWNKAVEVAKKLTNPEKGIWGLPAQFQGQTGYYNTILEAGGGFISEDGKKSLYDTPEAIRGLKLQTDLIHVHKVSPTLAQMTDTAPKDLFKSGKVAMLTDGSWNVKDFATNEYTKDKIDIAVLPKDKLRTCVIHGLGNVAAANTKHPKEVWEFLKFLGSKEAAEIQAKDGTALPAIAGGQELWIKSVPQFHLQKFIDMANQSIQLPRAPVTAKLDGLEAEYLKKAYTGEATPEQAAKELAEKITEQLNK; this is encoded by the coding sequence ATGAAAAAAAGGCTTGCAGGTATAGCTACAACCGGTTTGGCGTTTTTAACGCTTTTATCCGCATGCGGCAGCAGCGGCAGCGGTCAAAGTCAAACTTCCGGCAGTGAAGGTTCTAGCTCGGGCGAACAGAAAGCGGAGCAGGTAACGCTGACTTACGGCCTGTGGGATCAGGTTCAAGTGCCGGCAATGGAAGAAATCATTGCAAAATTCAAACAGCAGCATCCGAATATCGACGTGAAGATCCAGCTGACGCCTTGGAGCGAATATTGGACCAAGCTTGAAACGGCGGGGACGGGCGGCACGCTCCCCGATGTGTTTTGGATGAACGGCGGCACATTGCCCAAATACGCGGCGAACGGTCTGCTGCTTCAGCTGGACGATTATGCGAAGCAGGACAGCTTCGATTTCGGCGCTTACCCGCAGCCGCTTGTCAATCTGTATTCTTATGACGACAAGCATTACGGCGTTCCGAAAGATTATGACGTCGTAGGGTTGTGGTACAACAAAACGCTGTTTGATGAGGCTCACATCCCTTATCCGGACGAAACATGGGACTGGAACAAAGCGGTGGAAGTCGCCAAAAAGCTAACCAATCCGGAGAAAGGAATATGGGGGCTGCCCGCACAATTCCAAGGACAAACGGGATATTACAACACGATCCTCGAAGCGGGTGGCGGATTCATTTCCGAGGACGGCAAAAAATCGTTGTACGACACGCCGGAAGCCATCCGCGGCCTGAAGCTGCAGACCGACCTCATCCACGTTCACAAAGTGTCCCCGACGCTGGCGCAGATGACGGACACCGCTCCGAAGGATTTGTTTAAATCCGGCAAGGTCGCCATGCTGACGGACGGCTCGTGGAACGTGAAAGATTTTGCGACGAACGAATATACGAAGGATAAAATCGATATCGCAGTGCTTCCGAAAGACAAGCTGCGCACATGTGTCATTCACGGTCTCGGCAATGTGGCCGCAGCAAATACGAAGCATCCGAAGGAAGTGTGGGAATTTCTGAAATTCCTCGGTTCCAAGGAAGCGGCGGAAATTCAGGCCAAGGACGGAACGGCGCTTCCGGCCATTGCGGGCGGGCAGGAGTTGTGGATCAAGTCGGTTCCGCAGTTCCATCTTCAAAAGTTCATCGATATGGCGAACCAATCGATTCAGCTGCCGCGTGCCCCGGTTACGGCCAAGCTGGACGGGCTCGAGGCGGAATATTTGAAAAAAGCCTATACAGGCGAGGCAACGCCTGAGCAGGCGGCCAAAGAGCTGGCCGAGAAAATTACTGAGCAGCTGAATAAATAA